A genomic segment from Truepera sp. encodes:
- a CDS encoding ABC transporter ATP-binding protein: MSLASMMDRAGTGEFAVEGELKFDRRTPLRWIVSHLLRYPLLLVAFAVCAVLATSLTSAIPSETGRAFDIVLSGTATVNDVLRVGLLILGMTALRGVLELATSFSVETLGQRLERDTRRELYISLLGKSQTFHDRNRVGDVMARAANDVRQLKPMMNPGVALITDSITSLVVPMVFIAAIDQRLLLAPALFVVTFYFALRSYMRQLEPVSVAQREQLGVLNAGLNETITGIMVVKSTVQEGAERLRFARNARLFRDYFVKAGLVQARYLPLLLVGLALAVAFAHGIYLVSLGAITTGQLVAYIGLMGVMRFPAFISIFTFYLVRMGLAGAKRILELINAEVDLDENVGGYAGRIVGAIEFDGVSFAYEVAGRKDALTDVSFRVEPGQTVAIVGQTGSGKSSLTKLVNRIFDAGAGSVRIDGVDVRDWNLESLRSQVSVIEQDVFLFSRSVAENIGFGLGDAATREDIIDAAKAAQAHDFILGFEDGYDTVIGERGQTLSGGQRQRLAIARALLTDPRVLILDDSTSAIDSATEDAIQRAMNVVLEGRTTLMITHRLAQIRRADLVLVMHGGRLVDQGTHAALLERNDLYRRIFLRYD, translated from the coding sequence ATGAGTCTTGCAAGCATGATGGACAGGGCAGGAACGGGCGAGTTCGCCGTCGAGGGCGAGCTGAAGTTCGACAGGCGCACCCCGCTACGCTGGATCGTCTCTCACCTGCTCCGCTACCCGCTGCTGCTGGTGGCTTTCGCCGTCTGCGCCGTCCTGGCCACCTCTCTCACGTCCGCCATCCCCAGTGAAACGGGCCGCGCGTTCGACATCGTGCTGTCGGGCACCGCCACCGTCAACGACGTGTTGCGGGTAGGGCTGCTGATCCTGGGCATGACCGCGTTGCGGGGCGTACTGGAGCTTGCGACGAGCTTCTCGGTGGAAACGCTGGGCCAACGGCTGGAGCGAGACACCCGCCGCGAGCTCTACATCAGCCTCCTCGGCAAGAGCCAGACGTTTCACGACCGCAACCGCGTGGGAGACGTCATGGCCCGGGCAGCCAACGACGTGCGCCAGCTGAAGCCGATGATGAACCCGGGGGTGGCGCTCATCACGGACTCGATCACCAGCTTGGTCGTGCCCATGGTGTTCATCGCGGCGATAGACCAGCGCCTGCTCCTGGCGCCGGCTTTGTTCGTGGTGACCTTCTACTTCGCGCTGCGGTCGTACATGCGGCAGCTGGAGCCGGTGTCCGTGGCCCAGCGCGAGCAGCTCGGGGTGCTGAACGCCGGCCTCAACGAGACCATCACCGGCATCATGGTCGTCAAGTCGACCGTGCAGGAGGGCGCCGAGCGGCTTCGCTTCGCGCGCAACGCCAGGCTCTTCCGCGACTACTTCGTGAAGGCGGGCCTGGTTCAGGCCCGTTACCTGCCGCTGCTGCTAGTCGGACTGGCCCTGGCGGTGGCTTTCGCGCATGGGATTTACCTCGTCTCCCTGGGCGCCATCACCACCGGGCAGTTGGTCGCTTACATCGGCCTGATGGGCGTCATGCGCTTCCCGGCGTTCATCTCGATCTTCACGTTCTACCTGGTGCGGATGGGCCTGGCCGGCGCCAAGCGCATTCTGGAGCTGATCAACGCCGAGGTCGACCTGGACGAGAACGTTGGCGGCTACGCGGGAAGGATCGTCGGCGCCATCGAGTTCGACGGGGTCTCGTTCGCCTACGAAGTCGCGGGCAGGAAGGACGCGCTCACCGACGTGAGTTTCCGCGTGGAGCCGGGTCAGACGGTGGCCATCGTCGGCCAGACCGGCTCGGGCAAGAGCTCGTTGACGAAGCTCGTCAACCGCATCTTCGACGCCGGCGCTGGCAGCGTGCGCATCGACGGCGTGGACGTCCGCGACTGGAACTTGGAGTCCCTGCGCTCGCAAGTCTCGGTCATAGAGCAGGACGTGTTCCTCTTCTCCCGCTCGGTGGCGGAGAACATCGGCTTCGGCCTCGGTGACGCCGCCACCCGGGAAGACATAATCGACGCCGCGAAGGCGGCGCAGGCGCACGACTTCATCCTTGGCTTCGAGGACGGGTACGACACCGTCATCGGTGAGCGCGGCCAGACCCTTTCGGGCGGCCAGCGCCAGCGCCTGGCGATAGCGAGGGCGTTGCTGACCGACCCGCGCGTGCTGATACTGGACGACTCCACGAGCGCCATCGACAGCGCCACCGAGGACGCCATCCAGCGCGCCATGAACGTGGTGCTCGAGGGCCGCACCACCCTCATGATCACGCACCGCCTGGCCCAGATCCGGCGCGCCGACCTCGTCCTCGTCATGCATGGCGGGCGCCTCGTCGATCAGGGCACCCACGCCGCACTACTCGAGCGCAACGACCTCTACCGCCGGATCTTCCTGAGGTACGACTGA
- a CDS encoding YbfB/YjiJ family MFS transporter, producing the protein MTALFVGLGPAAALGVGRFAYALVLPDMLSALDLGVKQAGFLGSANTGGYLLGAFVSHRVLGALGYRRGFYLAAFLQCLTLLLLVTAPPFWLMAALRLAQGVLGGFVFVGGAALIMAAGGRALGLGLYFGGVGLGIVISTAVLPLAGDWRTAWMWLGVLGLVLAIAALAAWPRLVEPAPPATGAEGSIVAIWPALLSYGLYGAGYIAYMTFVTSHLSVATGPFWVVLGAGAMLNGPLWGPLTSRLHGSLAHVVVLLVLTAASLPPLVAAAPFVSALFFGLSFLGVITAITELIRERLPVGAWPRAVALSTAAFAVGQAVGPALAGAVGEALGGTAGEVRVALYSGSVLLFAALVVAAVAAINRPPSRGA; encoded by the coding sequence GTGACGGCGCTATTCGTCGGCCTCGGACCGGCGGCCGCGTTGGGCGTAGGGCGCTTCGCTTACGCCCTCGTGCTCCCGGACATGCTCTCGGCCCTCGATCTCGGGGTGAAGCAGGCGGGCTTCCTCGGCAGCGCCAACACCGGCGGGTACCTGCTGGGCGCCTTCGTCAGCCACAGGGTCCTTGGGGCGCTCGGCTACCGGCGGGGCTTCTACTTGGCGGCGTTCCTGCAGTGCCTGACGCTGCTCTTGTTGGTAACCGCTCCACCCTTCTGGCTCATGGCGGCCCTGCGGCTGGCACAGGGCGTCCTGGGCGGCTTCGTGTTCGTGGGCGGCGCGGCGTTGATCATGGCCGCCGGGGGTAGAGCGCTGGGTCTGGGGCTCTACTTCGGTGGCGTTGGGCTGGGGATCGTGATCTCCACGGCGGTCCTGCCGCTGGCGGGCGATTGGCGCACGGCCTGGATGTGGTTGGGGGTGTTAGGACTCGTTCTCGCCATCGCCGCCCTCGCGGCCTGGCCTCGGTTGGTGGAGCCGGCACCGCCCGCGACCGGCGCGGAAGGGAGCATCGTGGCGATCTGGCCCGCGCTGCTCAGTTACGGGCTGTACGGCGCGGGCTACATCGCCTACATGACTTTCGTGACCTCTCACCTGTCCGTGGCTACCGGGCCCTTCTGGGTCGTTCTGGGGGCCGGCGCCATGCTCAATGGGCCCCTATGGGGACCGTTGACGTCCAGGCTGCACGGGTCGCTTGCCCATGTGGTCGTGCTCCTGGTGTTGACCGCCGCCAGCCTCCCGCCGCTGGTCGCGGCGGCACCGTTCGTATCGGCGCTGTTCTTCGGACTGTCGTTCCTCGGTGTCATCACGGCCATCACCGAGCTGATCCGCGAGCGCCTGCCGGTGGGAGCGTGGCCCCGGGCCGTGGCGCTGTCCACCGCTGCGTTCGCGGTCGGTCAGGCGGTCGGCCCCGCCCTTGCCGGCGCCGTCGGCGAGGCGTTGGGTGGTACTGCCGGCGAGGTCAGGGTCGCGCTCTACTCGGGCAGCGTGCTGCTGTTCGCCGCGCTCGTGGTGGCCGCCGTCGCGGCAATCAACAGGCCTCCCTCTAGAGGGGCGTAA
- a CDS encoding serine protease — protein MRFIRSMLFLLPLAFAATVTAQAMPREVRLGILQAVVQIIPYDGGTDDLVGWSGSGTIISPSGYVLTNFHVAGDLDTRSHYEWHTIWVTDPEFTDQAPQFTFWARYVAGDPTHDLALLKIMEWSDETPVAADFVFPHVQVGDSNQLIPGDAITIVGYPGISGSTITFTAGVMSGWLGENFESGGKQWIKTDGKIAHGNSGGGAFDENGYLIGVPTAGRTVKYEELDVEEQAYVRPISLGWAVIGPNVPDVARATSRSGVRATPPQPSGTDTQSGTSQASNGPGSSGVGPCDFCTVGELAIGKETSSVIGGVPEYVNFHSYTVTVPDGTPTLTVMLDSDHDLDLALKYGSPIETWADEGDWDYRDITEGPGGAFTISLPTPGVWYVDVIQFYEDRQTKYVLSVR, from the coding sequence ATGCGTTTCATCCGCTCCATGCTCTTCTTGCTGCCGCTTGCCTTCGCCGCCACCGTGACGGCCCAGGCGATGCCGCGCGAGGTCCGGCTCGGGATACTTCAGGCGGTGGTGCAGATCATCCCCTACGACGGCGGAACGGACGACCTCGTGGGCTGGTCGGGCTCCGGCACGATAATCAGCCCGTCGGGCTACGTACTCACCAACTTCCACGTGGCCGGCGACCTCGACACGCGGAGTCACTACGAGTGGCACACGATCTGGGTGACCGACCCCGAGTTCACGGACCAGGCGCCCCAGTTCACTTTCTGGGCCAGGTACGTGGCTGGCGATCCGACTCACGACCTGGCGCTCCTCAAGATCATGGAGTGGAGCGACGAGACGCCCGTTGCGGCTGATTTCGTCTTCCCACACGTTCAGGTGGGCGATTCCAACCAGCTCATCCCCGGTGACGCCATCACCATCGTGGGCTACCCCGGCATCTCGGGCTCGACCATCACCTTCACCGCCGGCGTGATGTCGGGCTGGCTCGGCGAGAACTTCGAGAGCGGCGGCAAACAGTGGATCAAGACCGACGGTAAGATCGCACACGGTAACTCGGGCGGCGGGGCGTTCGACGAGAACGGCTACCTGATCGGCGTCCCAACCGCCGGCAGGACCGTGAAGTACGAAGAGCTCGACGTCGAGGAGCAAGCCTACGTGCGCCCCATCAGCCTCGGCTGGGCCGTCATCGGCCCGAACGTGCCGGACGTTGCACGGGCCACCAGCCGTTCCGGGGTAAGAGCGACTCCTCCTCAACCGTCCGGCACCGACACGCAATCTGGCACCTCGCAGGCCTCCAACGGTCCGGGGAGCAGCGGCGTGGGGCCGTGCGACTTCTGCACCGTGGGTGAGCTCGCCATCGGCAAGGAGACCTCGAGCGTCATCGGCGGCGTGCCCGAGTACGTGAACTTCCACTCCTACACGGTGACGGTGCCCGACGGCACCCCGACACTCACGGTCATGCTCGACTCCGACCACGACCTCGACCTGGCGCTCAAGTACGGCAGCCCCATCGAGACCTGGGCGGACGAGGGCGACTGGGACTATCGCGACATCACCGAAGGACCCGGTGGCGCCTTCACCATCTCACTGCCCACCCCGGGCGTCTGGTACGTGGACGTCATCCAGTTCTACGAGGACCGTCAGACGAAATACGTGCTTTCCGTGCGCTGA
- a CDS encoding ABC transporter substrate-binding protein, with protein MNPLRQVLLLAALLVALLATPHALGANELIVGVITSRATAAGAAQTLVATGWAAQLRAAGGVFGVPVRLLLADDGGSVDGAVAQAQAQVDAGALAIVCCTTPASTKSVAELVEAAGVTLLAPSAWLNTSGSAYWAFTLTPTDTDAMAAIVADAYRRGRTSIAIIAPDLPITEAAASDLEALTRLVGIAVVSDTRYPQSQSEVTPEALLVASKRPGAVVVWGAATDIARAADALERRGYEGDVYARAATLYPGGQPPTWRSVADLLFPVPPAAVVRPGSATATVLPGEREGGALGTCAGAAARDAARIEASTGSTTQALAAAPVLGGLDLLEAAFEQLLALQIPQTGVAVMRQALRDTLVGLPVHCSGAGALDLQDGKIGAVLPRSLAIARATPTGLVVR; from the coding sequence GTGAACCCATTGAGACAGGTCCTACTCCTAGCGGCGCTACTCGTGGCGCTACTCGCGACACCTCATGCCCTCGGCGCCAACGAACTCATCGTTGGCGTCATCACCTCACGCGCTACCGCAGCCGGTGCGGCCCAAACCCTCGTGGCTACCGGCTGGGCTGCTCAGTTGCGCGCCGCGGGCGGCGTGTTCGGCGTCCCCGTGCGCCTGCTGTTGGCCGACGACGGCGGCAGCGTGGACGGTGCGGTGGCGCAGGCCCAGGCACAGGTCGATGCGGGCGCACTGGCCATCGTCTGCTGCACCACGCCCGCGTCCACCAAGTCCGTTGCCGAGCTCGTCGAAGCAGCGGGCGTCACCCTCCTCGCCCCAAGCGCCTGGCTGAACACGTCAGGCAGCGCATATTGGGCGTTCACCCTGACCCCGACCGACACGGACGCCATGGCCGCGATAGTCGCCGACGCCTACCGCCGCGGCCGTACTTCCATCGCCATCATTGCGCCCGACCTGCCCATCACCGAAGCGGCGGCCAGCGACCTCGAGGCGCTTACCCGGCTGGTGGGCATCGCGGTGGTGAGCGACACCCGGTACCCGCAGTCGCAGTCTGAGGTGACCCCCGAGGCGCTGCTGGTGGCCAGCAAGCGCCCGGGCGCCGTAGTCGTCTGGGGCGCCGCCACCGACATCGCGCGCGCTGCCGACGCTCTCGAGCGGCGCGGTTACGAGGGCGACGTCTACGCCCGCGCCGCGACCCTCTACCCGGGCGGTCAACCCCCCACGTGGCGCTCGGTGGCCGACTTACTGTTCCCGGTTCCTCCTGCCGCGGTCGTCCGGCCGGGCAGCGCCACCGCGACCGTACTACCAGGCGAGCGTGAGGGCGGCGCGCTGGGCACGTGCGCGGGCGCCGCAGCGCGCGACGCGGCGAGGATCGAGGCATCCACCGGCAGCACCACGCAGGCGCTGGCGGCCGCTCCGGTGCTAGGCGGTCTCGACCTACTGGAGGCGGCGTTCGAGCAACTCCTCGCACTCCAGATCCCGCAGACCGGCGTGGCCGTCATGAGGCAGGCCCTCCGCGACACCCTGGTGGGGTTGCCCGTTCACTGCAGCGGGGCCGGGGCATTGGACCTGCAGGATGGGAAGATTGGCGCGGTGCTACCGCGGAGTCTGGCGATCGCCAGGGCTACACCGACCGGTCTAGTCGTAAGGTAG
- the prfA gene encoding peptide chain release factor 1 yields MTERIQALKYELETLERSLSDPGLLSDPTGYRKTMRRYSEVKEIVDAAATVESLESQLADLQELLSDPELRAEAESEAELLEESLAAHRNELDVLLTPRDPYDDKDVIVEIRAAAGGDEASLFAREMLGMYLKYAADLGFKTELLDSHPTEVGGLTKVSFGVTGSGAYRAFKFESGVHRVQRVPTTESQGRIHTSTVTVAVLPEADDVDVHLSPNDYRVDVYRSSGPGGQSVNTTDSAVRITYHPGESDEILVTCQDGKSQIKNKERALTVLRARLLERERQRAMSEAREARLVQIGTGDRSERIRTYNFPQSRVTDHRIDFTTHDLSGVLGGSLEELTAALQAEEQTRASLEAAKAGGDAFADRISGAA; encoded by the coding sequence ATGACAGAGAGAATTCAGGCCCTCAAGTACGAGCTCGAGACGCTGGAGCGCAGCCTCTCGGACCCGGGGTTGTTGTCCGACCCCACCGGGTACCGCAAGACCATGCGCCGCTACAGCGAGGTCAAGGAGATCGTCGACGCCGCCGCCACGGTGGAGTCGCTCGAATCGCAGTTGGCCGACTTGCAAGAGCTCCTAAGCGACCCGGAACTCCGGGCAGAAGCCGAGAGCGAGGCGGAGCTGCTGGAGGAGTCCCTGGCGGCTCACCGCAACGAACTCGACGTGCTACTCACCCCCCGCGACCCGTACGACGACAAAGACGTGATCGTCGAGATCAGGGCAGCGGCCGGGGGCGACGAGGCCTCGCTGTTCGCCCGCGAGATGCTCGGCATGTACCTCAAGTACGCGGCCGACCTGGGCTTCAAGACCGAGCTCCTCGACTCACACCCCACGGAGGTGGGCGGTCTCACCAAGGTGTCGTTCGGCGTGACCGGCAGCGGGGCGTACAGGGCCTTCAAGTTCGAGTCGGGCGTGCACCGCGTGCAGCGCGTGCCGACCACCGAGTCCCAAGGACGCATCCACACGAGCACCGTCACCGTTGCCGTGCTGCCCGAAGCGGACGACGTGGACGTGCACCTCTCCCCCAACGATTACCGCGTCGACGTCTACCGCTCCAGCGGCCCCGGCGGCCAGTCGGTCAACACGACGGACTCGGCGGTGCGCATCACCTACCACCCTGGCGAGAGCGACGAGATCCTGGTCACCTGCCAAGACGGCAAGTCGCAGATCAAGAACAAGGAACGCGCCCTCACGGTGCTGCGGGCGCGGCTGCTCGAACGCGAGCGCCAGCGGGCCATGAGCGAGGCCAGAGAGGCGCGGCTAGTGCAGATCGGCACGGGTGACCGCTCGGAGCGCATCCGCACCTACAACTTCCCGCAGTCGCGCGTGACCGACCACCGCATAGACTTCACGACGCACGACCTCAGCGGCGTGCTGGGTGGCAGCCTGGAAGAGCTCACGGCGGCGCTGCAGGCCGAGGAGCAGACGAGGGCGTCACTCGAAGCCGCCAAGGCCGGCGGCGACGCCTTCGCCGACCGGATCAGTGGCGCGGCGTGA
- a CDS encoding NUDIX hydrolase, with product MARREFVVAAAILLDPMGRVLLVGNDWQGHGRVRYTLPGGVVERGESTLDALGREVLEETGLEVTAVKHLAYAVHVEDRRRNDRAVSFAFVAEYKGLLNPRDPDGFIVEARFFPVEEVATIVPIAPLRDPLVTYLRERVPGKFYAYGGWDGRTARVV from the coding sequence GTGGCGCGGCGTGAGTTCGTCGTTGCCGCGGCCATACTGCTCGACCCTATGGGTCGAGTACTACTCGTAGGCAACGACTGGCAGGGGCACGGGCGCGTGCGCTACACGCTTCCAGGGGGCGTGGTGGAGCGGGGCGAGTCGACGCTCGACGCCCTGGGCCGCGAGGTGTTGGAAGAGACCGGGCTCGAGGTCACGGCCGTCAAGCACCTGGCTTACGCCGTACACGTGGAGGACCGCCGCCGCAACGACCGCGCCGTGTCGTTCGCCTTCGTGGCGGAGTACAAGGGACTGCTCAACCCACGCGACCCCGACGGCTTCATCGTGGAGGCGCGCTTCTTCCCCGTGGAGGAAGTGGCGACCATCGTCCCCATAGCGCCGTTGCGGGACCCGCTCGTCACCTACCTCCGCGAGAGGGTGCCAGGCAAGTTCTACGCGTACGGCGGTTGGGACGGCCGCACAGCCCGGGTGGTCTGA
- the icd gene encoding NADP-dependent isocitrate dehydrogenase → MSYRHIKVPDGDRIVLQDGELHVSNRPIVAYIEGDGTGPDIWRASQRVLDAAVDKAYGGKRRIAWMEVYAGDKANEVYGEQVWLPDETVDAIREYLIGIKGPLTTPVGGGIRSINVAIRQLLDLYACVRPVQYFTGVPSPVKRPEDVDMIIFRENTEDIYAGIEFQEGSEEAKRFLAVFEREFPKSFAKIRFPGSSGIGIKPVSREGTERLVRAAFEYAIHNDKPSVTLVHKGNIMKFTEGAFRDWGYELADREFGAQLLDGGPWRTFKNPISGKDIVVNDMIADAMLQQVLTRASEYGVIATLNLNGDYLSDALAAQVGGIGIAPGANINYDTGHAVFEATHGTAPKYAGQDKVNPSSLILSGEMMLRHMGWAEAADMVLHSVSKTIGQKRVTYDFHRLMEGATLLKCSEFGEALVENM, encoded by the coding sequence ATGAGTTACCGTCACATCAAGGTCCCAGACGGGGACCGCATCGTGCTGCAAGACGGCGAGCTACACGTCTCGAACCGCCCGATCGTCGCCTACATCGAGGGCGACGGCACCGGCCCCGACATCTGGCGCGCCTCGCAACGCGTTCTCGACGCGGCCGTCGACAAGGCGTACGGCGGCAAGCGCAGGATCGCCTGGATGGAGGTATACGCCGGCGACAAGGCCAACGAGGTCTACGGCGAGCAGGTTTGGTTGCCCGACGAGACCGTCGACGCCATCCGCGAGTACCTCATCGGCATCAAGGGCCCGCTCACCACGCCAGTGGGCGGTGGCATCCGAAGCATCAACGTCGCCATCCGCCAACTGCTCGACCTCTACGCCTGCGTGCGGCCCGTACAGTACTTCACCGGAGTACCGAGCCCCGTCAAGCGCCCCGAGGACGTAGACATGATCATCTTCCGTGAGAACACGGAGGACATCTACGCCGGCATCGAGTTCCAAGAAGGCTCCGAGGAGGCCAAGCGGTTCCTCGCAGTGTTCGAGCGCGAGTTCCCCAAGTCGTTCGCCAAGATCCGCTTCCCCGGAAGCAGTGGGATCGGCATCAAGCCCGTCTCGCGCGAGGGCACGGAGCGCCTCGTGCGGGCGGCCTTCGAGTACGCCATCCACAACGACAAGCCCTCCGTCACCCTCGTGCACAAGGGCAACATCATGAAGTTCACCGAGGGTGCGTTCCGCGACTGGGGCTACGAGCTCGCCGATCGCGAGTTCGGAGCGCAACTGCTCGATGGCGGCCCCTGGCGCACGTTCAAGAACCCCATCAGCGGCAAGGACATCGTCGTCAACGACATGATCGCCGACGCCATGTTGCAACAGGTATTGACGCGCGCGAGCGAGTACGGCGTCATAGCCACCCTCAACTTGAACGGCGACTACCTGTCGGACGCCCTGGCCGCGCAAGTGGGGGGCATCGGGATTGCCCCGGGCGCGAACATCAACTACGACACCGGCCACGCCGTGTTCGAGGCGACCCACGGCACCGCGCCCAAGTACGCGGGCCAGGACAAGGTGAACCCGTCGTCACTCATCCTGTCGGGCGAGATGATGCTCAGGCACATGGGGTGGGCCGAGGCCGCCGACATGGTGCTCCACTCGGTAAGCAAGACCATCGGCCAGAAGCGCGTGACGTACGACTTCCACCGCCTCATGGAGGGCGCGACGCTGCTCAAGTGCAGCGAGTTCGGTGAGGCGCTCGTAGAGAACATGTGA
- a CDS encoding DNA-3-methyladenine glycosylase, which translates to MHTPGNPPPVGHELGPPLPRAFYDRPADTVARALLGAFMVVRGDAHEESGGRAERTGHAGRTGHAERMGHTERDGHAERMRHVERIGRIVEVEAYLGEDDLACHASRGLTPRTRTLYGPPGTAYVYLVYGVHELFNVVCQPRGVPHAVLVRGVELFDDGQVLDASEGAGPGKLTRALGIGRRHDGASLLAPPITLHAGPAPRRTEVTARVGVAYAQAWAAAPLRFLDPDSNAVSRPPRGRVGLGAS; encoded by the coding sequence ATGCACACACCAGGCAACCCACCGCCGGTCGGGCATGAGTTGGGCCCGCCGCTGCCTCGAGCGTTCTATGACCGCCCGGCCGACACGGTGGCGCGCGCGCTGCTAGGGGCGTTCATGGTGGTGCGCGGCGACGCGCATGAAGAGTCTGGCGGGCGCGCCGAGCGTACCGGACACGCAGGGCGTACCGGACACGCAGAGCGCATGGGGCACACCGAGCGTGACGGACACGCCGAGCGCATGAGGCACGTCGAGCGCATCGGGCGCATCGTTGAAGTCGAGGCCTACCTCGGCGAGGACGACCTCGCCTGCCACGCCTCGCGCGGCCTTACCCCGCGGACGCGGACACTCTACGGCCCGCCGGGAACGGCCTATGTCTACCTCGTGTACGGCGTTCATGAGCTGTTCAACGTGGTGTGTCAGCCGCGGGGCGTGCCACACGCGGTCCTGGTCAGGGGGGTGGAGCTATTCGACGACGGGCAGGTGCTGGACGCCTCGGAGGGCGCCGGTCCGGGCAAGCTCACCCGTGCACTCGGCATAGGCCGCCGGCACGATGGCGCTTCGCTCCTGGCGCCGCCCATCACCCTGCATGCCGGCCCGGCGCCCAGGCGCACCGAAGTGACGGCGCGGGTCGGAGTGGCCTACGCGCAAGCGTGGGCCGCCGCCCCGCTGCGTTTCCTCGATCCCGACAGCAACGCGGTCTCACGGCCGCCGCGCGGTCGCGTGGGTCTAGGAGCCTCGTAG
- a CDS encoding cation diffusion facilitator family transporter, with translation MHQAGPARSASDRRRNRAAWVSLGGAAIVLVLKFAAYLVTDSIGFLSDAAESLVNLVAAAVLLIALAVSEAPPDYRHPYGHFKAEYFSSVLEAALIIVAAGAIAWNAWQRLLHPSALTNVGVGVAVSLVAAVANGLLALYIFGVARRENSAALNANARHVLTDVYTSLGVVLGVLLVGVTGWHALDPLIGLAVAANIVFVGVNVMRRSLSRLLDERLPEAEEALILDVLEAAPEVLGFHRLRTRTSGRARFAEVDVFVAPKMTVEDAHALVGRLEKAIHADLEDLVTTFHVEPYVEGLRDKAVSPKDEFDEGRGA, from the coding sequence ATCCACCAGGCCGGCCCCGCCAGGTCGGCCAGCGACCGCCGCCGTAACCGCGCCGCCTGGGTGAGCCTAGGGGGCGCCGCCATAGTCCTGGTGCTCAAGTTCGCGGCCTACCTGGTGACCGACTCGATCGGTTTCCTCTCCGACGCGGCGGAGTCACTGGTGAACCTGGTGGCGGCCGCCGTGTTGCTCATCGCGCTGGCCGTGTCGGAGGCACCACCCGACTACCGCCACCCTTACGGCCACTTCAAGGCGGAGTACTTCTCGAGCGTGCTCGAGGCCGCCCTCATCATCGTCGCGGCGGGCGCCATCGCCTGGAACGCCTGGCAGCGGCTGCTGCACCCCTCCGCCCTCACCAACGTGGGCGTGGGCGTGGCGGTCTCGCTGGTTGCCGCCGTGGCCAACGGCCTACTCGCCCTATACATCTTCGGGGTGGCGCGGCGCGAGAACTCCGCCGCCCTCAACGCGAACGCCAGGCACGTCCTAACGGACGTCTACACGTCGCTAGGGGTCGTCCTCGGGGTCCTCCTCGTCGGCGTCACCGGCTGGCACGCCCTCGACCCCTTGATCGGTCTGGCGGTGGCGGCCAACATCGTGTTCGTGGGCGTCAACGTGATGAGGCGGTCACTGTCGCGGCTGCTCGACGAGCGCCTGCCCGAAGCCGAGGAGGCCCTCATCCTGGACGTGCTGGAGGCCGCGCCCGAGGTACTGGGCTTCCACCGCCTGCGGACCCGCACGTCCGGCAGGGCGCGCTTCGCAGAGGTTGACGTGTTCGTAGCGCCCAAGATGACGGTCGAGGATGCTCACGCGCTGGTCGGGCGCCTGGAGAAGGCCATCCACGCCGACCTCGAAGACCTGGTGACGACCTTCCACGTCGAGCCCTACGTAGAGGGGTTGCGGGACAAGGCCGTCTCCCCGAAGGACGAATTCGATGAGGGCCGGGGCGCCTGA
- a CDS encoding DUF2007 domain-containing protein, whose product MKGTTVTINGDPWTIVDVAPAAPLAEMVAAILEDEGLVSMVRGAAMLSDVFSHLGSTSVGASFVLVPEADAERAMTLIAETVTDYEGDELDELLERMAAGEVPEGFDPGESEDDLALEDGADDE is encoded by the coding sequence ATGAAAGGCACGACCGTGACCATCAACGGCGACCCTTGGACCATCGTGGACGTCGCGCCCGCCGCGCCACTCGCCGAGATGGTCGCCGCCATCTTGGAGGACGAGGGCCTGGTGTCCATGGTCCGTGGCGCCGCCATGCTCAGCGACGTCTTCTCCCACCTGGGTTCCACCAGCGTCGGCGCTAGCTTCGTCCTGGTGCCCGAGGCCGATGCCGAGCGGGCGATGACCCTCATCGCCGAGACGGTGACCGACTACGAGGGCGACGAGTTGGACGAGTTGCTCGAGCGCATGGCCGCGGGGGAGGTGCCGGAAGGGTTCGACCCAGGCGAGAGCGAGGACGACCTGGCGTTGGAAGACGGGGCGGACGACGAGTAA